The nucleotide window GGCCGACGGAGCGAGCGCACCGTGCGCAGCGAGTCGGTCGCCGCCGGCCTGCCGGCAGAGGTGGTCGACGACCTGCTCGCCGGGCTGCGGGGCGCCGGGCTGCTGCACGACCTGGCCGCCGCCGACCTGCTGGCGACCGACCCGGGCCCGGCAGCTGCCGCCCGCGCCGGTCTCGAGCAGCCGGCCGCCGTCCCCCGGGCGGGCACCGCCGGTCGCTGGCACGGCCGCCGGCAGAGCGCCGTCGTGGTCGACGGCGCGACCCGGGTGGGGACGCCGCTGGCCGCGGTGCTCGCCGCCAGCGGGGTGGGCCGGGTGCACGTGCGCGACCGCGGGGCCACCCGGGCCGGGGACGCCGTCGTCGGCGGGGCGACCGCGGGCGACGAGGGGCGGCCCCGGGCGCTGGCGGCCGCCGACGCCGTCCGACGGGCCAGCCCGCTCACCGACCTGCGGCCGCTGCCGCCGGGACGGGCACCGGACCTGGTCGTCCTCTGCCGGCCGTGGGCAGCGGCCGACCCGCTGTCGGCGGCGCTGCAGCGCGCGGGCACGCCGCACCTGGTCGCCACCGTCCGCGAGGGCACCGGCGTCGTCGGCCCCCTCGTGCTGCCCGGCACGACGAGCAGCTGCCTGCGCTGCGCCGACGCCCGGCGCCGCGACGACGACCCGGCCTGGCCGCGGCTGGCCGCCCAGCTCGCCGCCGACCCCGACGCGCCCACCGGCGCCACCGTCACCTGCCTGCTCACGGCTCTGACGGCCGCGGTGCAGGTGCTGGCGCTGCTGGACGGCGACGACGAACCGGGCACCGTCGGCGCGACGCTGGAGCTGCGCCCACCGGACCTGCTCCCCCGCGTGCGCCGCTGGCCGCCGCACCCGGACTGCGTCTGCGGCGCCGCAGCCCGGCTCGCCGCAGCCGGCGGCTGAGGCCCACCGGGACGGGCGCGGACCTCGGCCGGGGCGCGGTCGACCGGGAGAGGGGACACTGTGGGAGTGAGTGACACGGGGCGCGACATCCCACGAGGGGCGGTGTCCCGAACGGCCAAGCTGGCCGCACTGCCGCTCGGGGCCGCCGGCCGGGCCACACTGGGCATCGGCAAGCGACTGTCGGGCCGGCCGGCCGACGAGGTGAACGCCGAGCTGCAGGAGAAGGCCGCCGAGCAGCTGTTCGCCGTCCTGGGCCAGCTCAAGGGCGGGGCCATGAAGCTGGGCCAGCAGCTGTCGATCTTCGAGGCCGCCGTGCCCGAGGAGATGGCCGGGCCCTACCGCCAGGCGCTGGTCAAGCTGCAGGAGGCCGCCCCGCCGATGCCGGTGCGCACCGTGCACGCCGTGCTGGGCCAGCAACTGGGCTCCCGCTGGCGCGAGCGGTTCCGCGACTTCGACGACACCCCTGCGGCCGCGGCCAGCATCGGGCAGGTCCACCGCGCCACGTGGCGGGACGGCCGGGACGTCGCGGTGAAGATCCAGTACCCCGGCGCCGGTCCCGCGCTCATGGCCGACCTCAACCAGCTGGCCCGCTTCGCCCGTCTCTTCGCCGCGATGTTCCCCGGCATGGAGGTCAAGCCGCTCATCGCCGAGCTGAAGGCGCGCGCCGAGGAGGAGCTGGACTACGGCCTGGAGGCCGACGCGCAGCGCGCCTTCGCCGCCGCGTACGCCGACGACGAGCAGATCGTCGTGCCGCGGATCGTGGCCAGCGCGCCGAAGGTGATCGTCTCCGAGTGGCTCGAGGGCACGCCGCTGTCGCGGATCACCGCCGAGGGCACCCGGGAGCAGCGTGACCGCGCCGGCCTGCTGATGGCCGTGCTGCACTTCTCCGGCCCGAGGCGGGCCGGGCTGCTGCACGCCGACCCGCACCCGGGCAACTTCCGGCTGATGCCCGACGGCCGGCTCGGGGTCATCGACTTCGGCGCCACCGCCCGGCTGCCCGACGGGCTGCCCGAGCCGATCGGCCGGCTGGTGCGCTGGGCCCTCGACGGCCGGGCCGACGACGTGCTGACCGACCTGCGGGCCGAGGGCTTCGTGCGCCAGGACGTCGAGGTCGACGCCCAGGGCGTGCTCGACTTCATCCTGCCGTTCCTGGCACCGCTGTCCACGCCGTCCTTCCAGTTCACCCGGGCGTGGATGCAGGAGCAGGCGATGCGGATCGGCGACCCGCGCAGCGACGCGAGCCGGCTGGGCCGCCAGCTGAACCTGCCGCCCGCGTACCTGCTGATCCACCGGGTCACGATCGGGTCGATCGGCGTGCTCTGCCAGCTCGACGCCGAGGCGCCCTACCGGGGTGTCTGCGAGGAGTGGCTGCCCGGCTTCGCCGGCTGACGCGCCGTCGCTGCGGGGCGGGCCGTTCCCGGCCGGGGGCCTGCGGACCCCCGGCCAGGAACTGCCGCCGTCACCAGACGGCGGAGCTCGCGCGGGCAGCGCGCTGGGACGCCTGCTCGGCACGCCGGGCCCAGCGCCGGGCGCTGACCACCCGACGGGCGCGGGAGGCCCGGTCGGCCTCGGCCATGCGATCGGACTGCTGACTGCGGACCAGTTCCTGGTCGATCAGGTACATGTCGGTTCCTCGTGGTGCGGGACGCCGTGGTGCGGCGCCCAGGTGGACTGGCAACGGGTGGACCGGCACCGGGTGACGTGCCGCCCGCCGCGGGGGCGGCGGACGGCGGGGCGGCGGGGTGCGTGTGGCTGCTGCCTCACGCGGCGGCCTCGGTGCGGACCTTCGGCGGGCGGCCCCGGGGCCGCTTGCGGGCGATGACGACCCCCCGGTCGAAGATCTCGCCGCCCCAGACGCCCCAGGGCTCGGCCCGGTCGAGGGCCCCGGCGAGGCAGGCCTCCTGCACCGGGCACCCGACGCACAGCCGCTTGGCCTGCTCGAGCTGGTCCGGGCTCTCGGCGAACCACAACTCGGGGTCGGTGACCCGGCAGGGCAGCACCCGGCGCACGACCTGCGCCGCCGGGCCCGGGGTGGACACGTGCGTGCGGTCGAGCCCGGGCCGACGGCTGGACGTCGCGGGATCGATCGTGGTCTGCACGGTCTCTCCTCCTCTTCCTCGGTCTGTGCGTCCGGTGGCGGGGGCCCGCCGACCGGTGTGGTCGGGAGGAGCCGCGGACAGGCCTGGAAAGACGAAGGCCGCGGTTCCCGGTG belongs to Modestobacter sp. L9-4 and includes:
- a CDS encoding ThiF family adenylyltransferase, with the translated sequence MTESPHPLLPAATPVLRLDDDLLQVGGVDGRAGLRLHPAGADVVTLLRGLDGRRSERTVRSESVAAGLPAEVVDDLLAGLRGAGLLHDLAAADLLATDPGPAAAARAGLEQPAAVPRAGTAGRWHGRRQSAVVVDGATRVGTPLAAVLAASGVGRVHVRDRGATRAGDAVVGGATAGDEGRPRALAAADAVRRASPLTDLRPLPPGRAPDLVVLCRPWAAADPLSAALQRAGTPHLVATVREGTGVVGPLVLPGTTSSCLRCADARRRDDDPAWPRLAAQLAADPDAPTGATVTCLLTALTAAVQVLALLDGDDEPGTVGATLELRPPDLLPRVRRWPPHPDCVCGAAARLAAAGG
- a CDS encoding AarF/ABC1/UbiB kinase family protein yields the protein MSRTAKLAALPLGAAGRATLGIGKRLSGRPADEVNAELQEKAAEQLFAVLGQLKGGAMKLGQQLSIFEAAVPEEMAGPYRQALVKLQEAAPPMPVRTVHAVLGQQLGSRWRERFRDFDDTPAAAASIGQVHRATWRDGRDVAVKIQYPGAGPALMADLNQLARFARLFAAMFPGMEVKPLIAELKARAEEELDYGLEADAQRAFAAAYADDEQIVVPRIVASAPKVIVSEWLEGTPLSRITAEGTREQRDRAGLLMAVLHFSGPRRAGLLHADPHPGNFRLMPDGRLGVIDFGATARLPDGLPEPIGRLVRWALDGRADDVLTDLRAEGFVRQDVEVDAQGVLDFILPFLAPLSTPSFQFTRAWMQEQAMRIGDPRSDASRLGRQLNLPPAYLLIHRVTIGSIGVLCQLDAEAPYRGVCEEWLPGFAG
- a CDS encoding WhiB family transcriptional regulator, which encodes MSTPGPAAQVVRRVLPCRVTDPELWFAESPDQLEQAKRLCVGCPVQEACLAGALDRAEPWGVWGGEIFDRGVVIARKRPRGRPPKVRTEAAA